A DNA window from Gigantopelta aegis isolate Gae_Host chromosome 4, Gae_host_genome, whole genome shotgun sequence contains the following coding sequences:
- the LOC121369935 gene encoding glutamate receptor ionotropic, kainate 1-like gives MSPIEHLWDYLDRQIRQRQQPPLNRQQLQQSLVEKWRRIPNDVTQLKTSLHRLSAFDMRSLWLVAVDNTETELASAWASTLQNVAFVVSSSTTTTRLTGFRPISTDIRNNIPKYICDEKKSGSVVTIPEKPNVLMRTLFPLTPYGMNNKTLVVATLPFHTFVIRSTKEEKTTYSGLCISILDIIAQSLNFSYIIGEPKDGSWGKELKNGTYTGMVAEILKEEIDLIAAPIIPQVERIHKMDFTIPYSWDRIVVMFKKPPLTSTKWLTLVNPFQLEVYLCIGASLVFVVCLVVFVEWNNPYYSPEARQVCTIWHIIRHFTWYAYGSLIKHGGIHLPDSISGRVIIGFWLLFCTIISAVYSANLIAFLTVNIENLKFHTVEDLLDEDSFKWGSTGNYPFKTLKNVSN, from the exons ATGTCACCTATAGAACATCTTTGGGACTACCTTGATCGCCAGATTCGACAGAGACAACAGCCCCCACTCAACAGACAACAACTGCAACAATCCCTAGTTGAGAAATGGCGACGCATCCCGAATGAC GTTACTCAGCTGAAGACGTCCCTTCACCGTCTGTCGGCATTCGACATGAGGTCCCTGTGGTTGGTTGCTGTTGACAACACAGAAACAGAGTTGGCCAGCGCCTGGGCTTCCACGTTACAGAACGTCGCCTTCGTCGTGTCGTCTTCAACCACAACAACACGTCTGACTGGATTCAGACCAATTTCAACAGAT ATTCGGAATAATAtaccaaaatatatttgtgacGAAAAGAAGAGCGGCAGTGTTGTCACTATTCCAGAAAAGCCCAATGTTCTAATGAGAACATTGTTTCCCTTGACGCCATATGGGATGAATAACAAAACGTTAGTCGTTGCCACTCTTCCG TTTCACACCTTTGTCATTCGAAGTACCAAAGAGGAAAAGACAACCTATAGCGGCTTGTGTATCAGCATTCTCGACATCATAGCTCAGTCTCTCAATTTCAG cTACATAATCGGAGAGCCAAAAGATGGATCTTGGGGAAAGGAGCTTAAGAATGGGACGTACACTGGCATGGTCGCAGAAATATTAAAAGAA GAAATTGACTTAATAGCTGCGCCAATAATCCCTCAAGTTGAGCGGATTCACAAGATGGACTTCACGATCCCTTACTCCTGGGACAGGATTGTCGTCATGTTCAAGAAGCCGCCATTGACATCCACAAAATGGCTGACGCTCGTTAATCCTTTCCAGCTGGAGGTGTACTTGTGTATCGGAGCGTCCCTGGTGTTCGTCGTGTGCCTCGTTGTGTTCGTGGAGTGGAACAACCCCTACTACTCGCCAGAAGCTCGCCAAGTGTGCACCATCTGGCACATCATCAGACATTTCACGTGGTACGCGTATGGCTCGCTGATAAAACACG GGGGAATCCACCTGCCCGACTCTATAAGCGGCCGCGTCATCATCGGCTTCTGGCTGCTATTCTGCACGATCATCTCGGCGGTGTATTCCGCCAATTTGATCGCCTTTCTGACGGTGAACATAGAAAACCTCAAGTTCCACACCGTGGAGGACCTGTTGGACGAAGACTCATTTAAGTGGGGATCTACAGGCAACTATCCTTTCAAAACTCTCAAAAATGTGAGCAACTAA